AGTTAGAGAGAAAATATATGTATTCAAGAGTAAAACGGAATCAAATGAATAAGGTAAACAAGTATTCCATTAGAAAATCAAGTTTTGGTGCAGTATCTGTTGCTGTAGCTGCCTTGATGGTTTTTGGTACTTATTCAAATGTGAGTGCAGATGAACAGAAAGTAGATTCACATCGCACTGAAAAAGAAGAACAAAAAGTCTCTGAAAAACCAGAAGAGACCAAGCAAGAGAAATCTGAGGAAAAAATAGCAGAATTACCTTCAACTCTTCAAGCTCCAGTTTTGGAAAAAGAAGAATTAGATATCAATGCCCTTCTAAAGAAGGAAGCAGAGTCTAAAGTGGCAGCTGAGACAAAAATTTCTGACTCAAAAGAATTCACTTTTAAAGAAGTTAAGTCTAGTGAAGAAAAAACTACCTCACCTACTTCAAGTGAGAAGGTAAAAGAAGAAAAATCAGTCGAAAAAACTACCTTGGAACAGGTTGTATCAGAAGCAGAAGTTTTAAATCAAGTTGCTGTTCGTTATGCTCAAGAAGCAGATCGTAAAGTTGAAGAAAAAGCCTTGGTTCAAGAAGCTGTTAAGGCAGCAACAATTCAGATTTCACAATCAAAATCCTTGCTGAAAGATTCATCTGTTAGTGTAGAAAATCTTAAGACTCAATTAAATCAACTGTATTCAGCTATTGAAACAGTTTATACTGAGTTGCAACGTGCAGGACACGGCAAGAAAATTAGCGCTAGTCTATCGCCAACTCAAATACAGGATGTAGCTATCGATAATGGAAATATTATTGCCAGTGGTACAATCGACATGGCCGACCGTGTGACTTCAACAGGTATTGCTGATTATCGTTTCCAATTAAAATTTAAAAATGGTGCCTATCATAAGGGGGATATCTTCACAATTGGCTTGAAGGAATTACCACAAGACAATAATCTTCCTCAAAAATTGGTTGCTGAAGGTAAAGTATTTGCAGAACGAGTGAGTCTGATTCAGAAAAATGATAATGCCAAAGCTGGAAGCCTTTCATACTGGGCTTCACGTGGAGATCGTGACGTTGCTTTGGACACTAAAGAATCATGGGATTTAGTTGACAAAGGAAGTCATATTGAAGCAACATACCGTTTCACTGACGAAATTGAACGCTTAGACGATGTTACTTTTGAACTTCAATACAGAGGTGGAATTCGTTATCCTAGAGTGAATGTGGATAAGTCTGTAACTGGTGTTATCTCAGTTAATGGTCAAAATGTAGTCACTAAGAATTACACTGTGATTAAAACAGATATCGGAGCACCTAAAGTTTATGATACACCTACTACAGCTAACTTCACAGGTGATGTGATGTTGGATGATGATGGAAGTATCAAGACATACAACAGTACCCTTCGTATCGGAACATGGAAATCAAACTTTAGTGCAGGGACTCGTTTCACTGTTCGTATTAAAGATACAGAATTCAATAAGTTTGCTACTGTTGGTGAATTTATTGAGCGTGGTGCCCACAATGTCGAAATGATAAATACTAGCCCTGATACATCAAGAACAAGGGTAAATCGCCATAATGTTATCTTGGAAGCACCTCGTGAAGAGCCTGGTCAACATGCCAAATTCAAGATTCTTAAGGCAGCAGATAATGAATTAACCTTTGAATTGGTATCTGGAAAGATGTTGGCTGGAAGAACTTATGTATTACGTACAAAAGATTTTGGAGTTGATCGTGTTCCGACAAGTCACACAGTTAATTATCTGAATGAAGCTAGAAATGGTTTTAAATCGAATGTTCCAGGGACATTGACAGTGGTTGATGCCAAAGGTAAAAATCTTACAGACCAATACGAACAAGCTGCTGATTCTGACTGGAAAATTGCTAACCCAGATATGGTTAGAACAGATGGACGCCTTGTATATGGAGATGTAGCTGTTCGCTTCGTTGATACTCAAGGGAAAATGCTTCTTCCTGCCATTGCAGCGGTGGAAAATGGAGGTATCCTTCAAGACAAATTCACTACTGTAAGACCATCTACCAAAATTGATACTAGCTATGTAGCTACTTTGGAGAGAAATACAACTGAGACAGAAGTTCAAGAAAACAAAGGAATTCAAACAACATCTATCACAGCACCTTATCTATTACATTCACCAAATGGTAAATATTATGTCTTCAAAGAGTACGCACAGAATGATCGTTTTTATAGTAATACGAAGACATCTGGTACGATTACACGAGCTCAAGCCAACGTGGTAGCTGTGTACGAAGAAGCTAAATTTGGTAAAGTTGATATTCAATATCGTGATAAAACAAGTCAAGCTATTTTAGAAACATTCAATACACCACATGATAAGAGTTCAAATCTCATTAACTTGTTGGGAAATAACTATGATGTGACTGCTAAAGTTCCTGAGCGTTTCGAAAAAGATGGTGTGGTATATGTCTTGTCGCAAATACCTGCTAATAGTAAGGGACATTTGACACAGGCTGATATCCATGTTGTTTATGATTATGTTGCTCAACAAAAGGCGCATGTTAAATACCTTAATCAAACAGAAACAAGTCCTAAAGTTTTAGGAAATGTGGACAGTGTTGTTGGTCTTCCAGGTGAAACAATTGCTTATAATTCAAAAAATCGTATTAATCAATACCTAAAACAAGGATATGAATTAGTACATGATGGTTTTGCAAATGCTAATGATAAACGCTTTGACAGTGAAAAACAAACTGATCAAGTATTCTCAGTTCAATTAATCGAAAAAGTTGTGACTGTCACAGCAGATGATCCTAAACCAATTGCTGGAAATCCATTAGTAGTAGGAGACGCATTGACACCTGTTTGGCCTAAATCTGTTGAAAACTTAGATACACTGAGAAAAATGACTAAGCAGACGATTCACTACAAATACCAAAAAGATGGTAAACAAGCTTTCAAAGATGTAGTTCGTTCTGTAGTTTTTGAAAGAGTAGCGAGAGTTAACCTCGTTACTGGTGCAGTTATTTATGATAATTGGAAAATCACAAGAATTGATGATAAACCAGTAGCTGCAGTGGATACGACTGTTCATAAACCAAATGTCACTCCACAAGGAGTAACAACTATTGCAGCAACTCCTTCTAGTCTAGGTAATGGAATTTCTATCAAACCAGTTTTGACCGTTCCGAATCCAGTTGTGGCATCATCACCAATTGTTGCAAAACCTGTCGCGCCAGTTAAACCAGTTGTGTCAACTCCGGCTAAGCCAGCACCTGTAGTTCAACCACAACCGGTAGCACCATCAACACCAGTCAAACCAGTAGTTTCGACACCAGTAACTCCAGCGCCTGTTGCCACACCACAACCAGTAGCTCCAGTAAAACCAGTAGCACCAGCACCGGTAACACCGGTTAAACCGGCAGTATCTACTCCAGCTACACCAACACCTGTAGTTCAACCAAAACCGGTAGCGACTACTGATTCAAAACCTAACTTAACTCCAGCTGAAGCCTTGGCTGCAATTAAACCAACAGATTTTTCTTCACAAACATCTGTTAATAAGAAAACAGAAACAAAACCTGTTCCTGGTGGAACGGCTACGACTACAACTACAACGACAACCACTGTTACCTCAAATGCAGCAACAGCGGGTCCAACAACACCAATTGTCACTATCACAACAAATGAAACCGAAACTCATTCAGAGGTGACAAGTGTCATTCATACTGGCACTACTAGCCACACGCATGTGGTCGGAGTGGTTACAAAACCAAACGTAATTGTTACTAATCCAAAACCAAGTGTTCAGCCTAAACCGCATTTAACGAGACCTCATCATGGACCAGTACACCATGTTCCTTCGCGTCCAGGTAAACAAGTTAAACCAATTAGAACTGGACCAGGAACTCGTGGTCATGCTAGAAGACATCGCTAAATAAAAAAGTGTCAATACAGATTTAACAAGTAGGATAGTACTAAATAGCACAAAAAATGAGCAACTTTTAATTTAAAGTTGCTCATTTTTATATTAAGGACTTCTTAAAATTCTCTATTTTTTACTGAACTGCTGCAACCAAGTCTTCCGCTTGTTTTTCAAGTGAGTTTAGGACTGTTTCTTCAAGAACCAATTTTCCGTCTGCCCAGGCAGAGTCGTTAACACGTGCAGCAGTAAAGTCACCAACGACTTGTGTACGTATGAATGGCAAGAGGTCTTTGTAAATAGCGAAAAGTTGATCGTGACCTGCATTGGCTACAGATGATACGGTGACAAACTTGTCTTGAAGGGCAGAAGCGCCACGTGTATCAGACAAGTCAAGAGCGCGAGATAGCCAGTCAAGCAAGTTTTTCACCGTACCAGGGATAGAGAAGTTATAGACTGGAGAGAAAATCTAGATGGCATCCGCAGCGAGAACTGCTTCACGAGCAGCAGCTACAGCTGGATGTGTTGGAACTTCCAAATCTTGGCTGAAGAGAGGAAGGGTTGAATAATCAAGGTAGCTAACCTCTGCTTTACCAGCAAGTGCTTTCTCAGCTTCGAGAGCCATTTGGTGGTTGAAAGAACCTTGACGTAGTGATCCGACGATAAATAATACTTTTTTAGACATGATGTGTCTCCTTTTTCTTAAATTTCCGAGAAGTCTCTCGTTGTTATAAAATATATTACAACAAAACAAAAGGACTTGCAAGAAATTTGCTCAGAGTTTATTTGAAAATTATAAAATTGCTGAAACTCTAGTCAGTTGCCACTGGAAAAGTAAGAACTGTTTTTTGGATTTTAGTTTTCTTTGATTTTATAGGAGTATTCCAATATTCTCTTGTAATATAATGACATAAGTGCTAAAATAAACAAGAAAACTAGCAATAGAAACCGCAGAACAGCTATTTTCCGGTATCATTTCATAAATCATTAAAGGAACAATAATGGCATTGAAGAATGCTTCTAAAAGGGGTGGAGATCATGTAAGGCAAAGATTAACAAGTGACGGACAAAAGAAATAATAATACACTTGTTAAGGAGAAAAGATGTTAATAAGAAATTATCGGAAAAATATTGGCCTGATGGCCGGAGTTGAGTTTTTTGCTTTTTTAGGGATTACCAGCTTTTGGATTCTCTTTCTCAGTCAAAACGGAATGTCTCTTTGGCAGATTGGACTTCTGGAAAGTATCTTTCATGCGACCAGTCTTCTCTGTGAAATTCCATCTGGAATGTTGGCTGATCGTTATTCCTATAAGACCAACCTTTATTTAAGTCGTATAGCAGGGATTGTGTCTTCTATTCTCATGTTGGCTGGTCAGGGAAATTTTTGGATTTATGCACTAGCAATGGTGGTGAGTGCCTTGTCTTATAATTTTGATTCAGGAACAAGCGCAGCAATGGTCTATGACTCGGCTGTAGAGGCTGGACTCAAGAAGCGTTACTTATCTATTTCAAGTTTCATGTCAGGAGTAGCAGAAGGAACTCGTTCTTTGGGGACAGTGTTGGCGGGATTTTTTGTCCATGGTCAATTGCACCTGACCTACTATATCATGATTGCCACTTCTATCATAGTTCTTGTCTTGATTTGGATGCTGAAAGAGCCCAGTGTCAAGCTAGAAAAAACTGATAGTGTGACCATGAAACAGATTATTTGGACTGTTAAGGAAGAGTTGGAGCGAAATCCCATGCTCTTCAACTGGATGATTTTGTCTCAGATTGTTGGTACACTCATGTGCATGTTTTATTTTTACTATCAAAATCAGTTACCAGATTTAAGTAGTTGGCAAATTTCAGCAGTTATGCTACTTGGTAGTCTCTTAAATATCGTTGCAGTCTATCTAGCGAGTAAGATTGGAAAGAAATATGCCGCCTTGAAGATTTTCCCTATTCTCGTCCTGTTGACTGGAGTTACCTACCTGCTGTCCTACTTTGGAACACCTCTAATCTATATTCTGATTTATTTGATTAGTAATGCTCTGCATGCTCTTTTTAAGCCGATTTTTGACAATGATTTGCAAGGGCGCCTTCCAAGTGAAGTAAGGGCAACCATGCTGAGTGTCTATTCTATGATGTTTAGCCTGAGTATGATTGTCTTCTTTCCATTGACAGGCTGGTTGATTGACAATTTAGGCTTTGTAGTAGCATTTCTTTATCTAGGCTTCTTTTTAGTCATGATTAGTCTTCTACTGCCTATATTTTTAGGAAAAATGGCTAAAAGAATGGATGATAAAGTGATTCCATAAATCAAAAAAATTACGAAAACTTGAGTGCCAAGCTCAGGTTTTTTAATAGGTTGATTTTGGAGCTGTCTTTACTTTTCTTGCTCGGCTTTAATCAAGAAAAATCGGTTTGCTTTGAAGGAAGAAATAGAATTGGTTTCTTATACTCAATGAAAATCAAAGAGCAAACTAGGAAGCAAGCCGCAGATTGCTCAAAGCACAGCTTTGAGGTTGCAGATAAAGCTGACGTGGTTTGAATTTGATTTTCGAAGAGTATTCTTGCATTCACTTGTAATAAAGCTTAATAGATGGTAAAATAGACGAGTGAAAAAAAGACAAAACAAAGCAAAAAATAATCTACTGTGGCAGTATGGTCTAGGGATGAC
Above is a genomic segment from Streptococcus sp. SN-1 containing:
- a CDS encoding YSIRK-type signal peptide-containing protein (The YSIRK form of extended signal peptide directs nascent proteins to the cross-wall site, while signal peptides lacking YSIRK direct proteins instead to the cell pole. A large fraction of YSIRK proteins are surface proteins anchored by sortase-mediated processing of a C-terminal LPXTG motif.), translating into MYSRVKRNQMNKVNKYSIRKSSFGAVSVAVAALMVFGTYSNVSADEQKVDSHRTEKEEQKVSEKPEETKQEKSEEKIAELPSTLQAPVLEKEELDINALLKKEAESKVAAETKISDSKEFTFKEVKSSEEKTTSPTSSEKVKEEKSVEKTTLEQVVSEAEVLNQVAVRYAQEADRKVEEKALVQEAVKAATIQISQSKSLLKDSSVSVENLKTQLNQLYSAIETVYTELQRAGHGKKISASLSPTQIQDVAIDNGNIIASGTIDMADRVTSTGIADYRFQLKFKNGAYHKGDIFTIGLKELPQDNNLPQKLVAEGKVFAERVSLIQKNDNAKAGSLSYWASRGDRDVALDTKESWDLVDKGSHIEATYRFTDEIERLDDVTFELQYRGGIRYPRVNVDKSVTGVISVNGQNVVTKNYTVIKTDIGAPKVYDTPTTANFTGDVMLDDDGSIKTYNSTLRIGTWKSNFSAGTRFTVRIKDTEFNKFATVGEFIERGAHNVEMINTSPDTSRTRVNRHNVILEAPREEPGQHAKFKILKAADNELTFELVSGKMLAGRTYVLRTKDFGVDRVPTSHTVNYLNEARNGFKSNVPGTLTVVDAKGKNLTDQYEQAADSDWKIANPDMVRTDGRLVYGDVAVRFVDTQGKMLLPAIAAVENGGILQDKFTTVRPSTKIDTSYVATLERNTTETEVQENKGIQTTSITAPYLLHSPNGKYYVFKEYAQNDRFYSNTKTSGTITRAQANVVAVYEEAKFGKVDIQYRDKTSQAILETFNTPHDKSSNLINLLGNNYDVTAKVPERFEKDGVVYVLSQIPANSKGHLTQADIHVVYDYVAQQKAHVKYLNQTETSPKVLGNVDSVVGLPGETIAYNSKNRINQYLKQGYELVHDGFANANDKRFDSEKQTDQVFSVQLIEKVVTVTADDPKPIAGNPLVVGDALTPVWPKSVENLDTLRKMTKQTIHYKYQKDGKQAFKDVVRSVVFERVARVNLVTGAVIYDNWKITRIDDKPVAAVDTTVHKPNVTPQGVTTIAATPSSLGNGISIKPVLTVPNPVVASSPIVAKPVAPVKPVVSTPAKPAPVVQPQPVAPSTPVKPVVSTPVTPAPVATPQPVAPVKPVAPAPVTPVKPAVSTPATPTPVVQPKPVATTDSKPNLTPAEALAAIKPTDFSSQTSVNKKTETKPVPGGTATTTTTTTTTVTSNAATAGPTTPIVTITTNETETHSEVTSVIHTGTTSHTHVVGVVTKPNVIVTNPKPSVQPKPHLTRPHHGPVHHVPSRPGKQVKPIRTGPGTRGHARRHR
- a CDS encoding MFS transporter, producing the protein MLIRNYRKNIGLMAGVEFFAFLGITSFWILFLSQNGMSLWQIGLLESIFHATSLLCEIPSGMLADRYSYKTNLYLSRIAGIVSSILMLAGQGNFWIYALAMVVSALSYNFDSGTSAAMVYDSAVEAGLKKRYLSISSFMSGVAEGTRSLGTVLAGFFVHGQLHLTYYIMIATSIIVLVLIWMLKEPSVKLEKTDSVTMKQIIWTVKEELERNPMLFNWMILSQIVGTLMCMFYFYYQNQLPDLSSWQISAVMLLGSLLNIVAVYLASKIGKKYAALKIFPILVLLTGVTYLLSYFGTPLIYILIYLISNALHALFKPIFDNDLQGRLPSEVRATMLSVYSMMFSLSMIVFFPLTGWLIDNLGFVVAFLYLGFFLVMISLLLPIFLGKMAKRMDDKVIP